One part of the Xylanimonas allomyrinae genome encodes these proteins:
- the uvrB gene encoding excinuclease ABC subunit UvrB: protein MRPVTDLQRTVAPFEVISEYTPSGDQPTAIADLTRRIQAGEKDVVLLGATGTGKSATTAWLIEQLQRPTLVMAPNKTLAAQLATEFRELLPNNAVEYFVSYYDYYQPEAYIAQTDTYIEKDSSINDEVERLRHSATSSLLTRRDVVVVASVSCIYGLGTPQEYVDRMVRLDVGDVVERDDLLRRFVQMQYTRNDIAFTRGTFRVRGDTVEIIPVYEELAVRIEFFGDEIEAIQTLHPLTGDVVREEQSVYLFPATHYVAGPERMERAIGGIEKELEERLAALEKQNKLLEAQRLRMRTTYDIEMMRQIGSCNGIENYSMHIDGRASGTPPHTLLDYFPEDFLLVIDESHQTVPQIGAMFEGDMSRKRSLVEHGFRLPSAMDNRPLRWEEFVERIGQTVYLSATPGAYELSLSDGVVEQVIRPTGLIDPEVVVKPTTGQIDDLLEEIRVRTERDERVLVTTLTKKMAEDLTDYFLEKGVRVQYLHSEVDTLRRVELLRELRLGQFDVLVGINLLREGLDLPEVSLVAILDADKEGFLRSATSLIQTIGRAARNVTGQVHMYADKVTSAMAQAIEETNRRRDKQIAYNRDNGIDPQPLRKKIADVTDMLAREDIDTQQLLAGGYRKAVDGTGRKAKAPVPGTPKEGATTGNRLAGVAASELAELIQELSDQMHAAAAELQFEVAARLRDEISGLKRELRQMRAATA from the coding sequence ATGCGACCCGTGACCGACCTGCAGCGCACGGTGGCCCCGTTCGAGGTCATCTCGGAGTACACGCCGTCAGGCGACCAGCCGACGGCGATCGCCGACCTCACCCGGCGCATCCAGGCGGGGGAGAAGGATGTCGTGCTCCTCGGCGCGACCGGCACGGGCAAGAGCGCGACGACGGCCTGGCTCATCGAGCAGCTCCAGCGGCCCACGCTCGTGATGGCGCCCAACAAGACGCTCGCGGCCCAGCTCGCCACCGAGTTCCGCGAGCTGCTGCCGAACAACGCCGTCGAGTACTTCGTCTCCTACTACGACTACTACCAGCCCGAGGCGTACATCGCGCAGACGGACACCTACATCGAGAAGGACAGCTCGATCAACGACGAGGTCGAGCGGCTGCGCCACTCCGCGACGTCCTCGCTGCTCACGCGGCGTGACGTCGTCGTCGTCGCCTCCGTGAGCTGCATCTACGGCCTGGGCACGCCGCAGGAGTACGTCGACCGCATGGTCCGGCTCGACGTCGGCGACGTCGTCGAGCGTGACGACCTGCTGCGGCGGTTCGTGCAGATGCAGTACACGCGCAACGACATCGCGTTCACGCGCGGCACCTTCCGGGTGCGCGGCGACACCGTCGAGATCATCCCGGTCTACGAGGAGCTCGCGGTGCGCATCGAGTTCTTCGGCGACGAGATCGAGGCGATCCAGACGCTGCACCCGCTCACGGGCGACGTGGTGCGCGAGGAGCAGAGCGTCTACCTCTTCCCCGCGACGCACTACGTCGCCGGGCCCGAGCGGATGGAACGGGCCATCGGCGGCATCGAGAAGGAGCTCGAGGAGCGGCTTGCCGCGCTGGAGAAGCAGAACAAGCTCCTCGAAGCGCAGCGGCTGCGCATGCGTACCACCTACGACATCGAGATGATGCGCCAGATCGGGTCGTGCAACGGCATCGAGAACTACTCGATGCACATCGACGGTCGCGCCTCCGGCACCCCGCCGCACACGCTGCTCGACTACTTCCCCGAGGACTTCCTGCTGGTCATCGACGAATCGCACCAGACGGTGCCGCAGATCGGCGCGATGTTCGAGGGCGACATGTCCCGCAAGCGCTCGCTCGTCGAGCACGGGTTCCGCCTGCCGTCCGCGATGGACAACCGCCCGCTGCGCTGGGAGGAGTTCGTCGAGCGCATCGGGCAGACGGTCTACCTGTCCGCCACGCCCGGGGCGTACGAGCTCTCGCTGTCCGACGGCGTGGTCGAGCAGGTCATCCGGCCGACGGGCCTGATCGACCCCGAGGTCGTGGTCAAGCCCACGACGGGGCAGATCGACGACCTGCTCGAAGAGATCCGCGTGCGCACCGAACGCGACGAGCGTGTGCTGGTCACGACACTGACGAAGAAGATGGCCGAGGACCTCACCGACTACTTCCTCGAGAAGGGCGTGCGCGTCCAGTACCTGCACTCCGAGGTCGACACGCTGCGACGCGTCGAGCTGCTGCGGGAGCTGCGCCTGGGGCAGTTCGACGTGCTCGTGGGCATCAACCTGCTGCGCGAGGGCCTCGACCTGCCCGAGGTGTCCCTCGTCGCGATCCTCGACGCCGACAAGGAGGGGTTCCTGCGGTCGGCGACGTCGCTGATCCAGACGATCGGCCGAGCCGCCCGCAACGTCACCGGCCAGGTCCACATGTACGCCGACAAGGTGACCTCGGCCATGGCGCAGGCGATCGAGGAGACCAACCGCCGCCGGGACAAGCAGATCGCGTACAACCGCGACAACGGCATCGACCCGCAGCCGCTGCGCAAGAAGATCGCGGACGTCACCGACATGCTCGCGCGCGAGGACATCGACACCCAGCAGCTCCTCGCCGGCGGCTATCGCAAGGCGGTCGACGGCACCGGACGCAAGGCCAAGGCTCCCGTGCCCGGCACCCCCAAGGAAGGCGCCACGACAGGCAACCGGCTGGCGGGCGTCGCGGCGAGCGAGCTCGCCGAGCTCATCCAGGAGCTGTCGGACCAGATGCACGCGGCGGCCGCCGAGCTGCAGTTCGAGGTCGCTGCGCGCCTGCGCGACGAGATCTCGGGGCTCAAGAGAGAGCTGCGGCAGATGCGGGCGGCGACCGCCTGA
- a CDS encoding TerC family protein produces the protein MTVPVWAWALTILAILAMLAIDYIGHVRTPHAPTLREAARWSAIYIAVALVFGVVVWAAWGGEYAGEYFAGYVTEKSLSVDNLFVFVLIMSSFRVPREYQQKVLLVGITVALVLRTAFIVAGAALIASFSWVFYLFGAFLVWTAIAQLRHAAEHEEEFHENGVLRLVRRVLPTTPAYEGDRLTTRVDGKRLITPMLVVMVAIGSADLLFAVDSIPAIFGLTEQTYLVFAANAFSLLGLRQLFFLVDGLLDRLVYLGYGLAAILGFIGIKLLVHALHTNELPFVNHGHHVTVVPEIPTAASLAFIVVVLGITTAASLYRDRRVRALHATQSHERDIEQREN, from the coding sequence GTGACCGTGCCCGTCTGGGCTTGGGCCCTGACCATCCTGGCGATCCTGGCGATGCTCGCCATCGACTACATCGGTCATGTGCGCACACCGCACGCCCCGACACTGCGCGAGGCCGCGCGGTGGTCCGCGATCTACATCGCCGTCGCGCTCGTGTTCGGCGTCGTCGTCTGGGCTGCGTGGGGCGGCGAGTACGCCGGGGAGTACTTCGCCGGGTACGTCACGGAGAAGTCGCTGAGCGTCGACAACCTCTTCGTGTTCGTCCTCATCATGTCGAGCTTCCGGGTGCCGCGTGAGTATCAGCAGAAGGTCCTGCTCGTGGGCATCACGGTCGCGCTCGTGCTGCGCACGGCCTTCATCGTGGCCGGCGCCGCGCTCATCGCCAGCTTCTCGTGGGTGTTCTACCTGTTCGGCGCGTTCCTCGTGTGGACGGCGATCGCCCAGCTCCGGCACGCGGCCGAGCACGAGGAGGAGTTCCACGAGAACGGCGTGCTGCGCCTCGTGCGCCGGGTGCTGCCGACCACCCCGGCCTACGAGGGCGACCGGCTCACGACCCGGGTCGACGGCAAGCGGCTCATCACGCCGATGCTCGTCGTCATGGTCGCGATCGGCTCGGCCGACCTGCTGTTCGCCGTCGACTCGATCCCCGCGATCTTCGGGCTGACCGAGCAGACCTACCTCGTGTTCGCCGCTAACGCGTTCTCGCTGCTGGGGCTGCGCCAGCTCTTCTTCCTCGTCGACGGGCTCCTCGACCGGCTCGTCTACCTCGGGTACGGGCTCGCGGCGATCCTGGGCTTCATCGGCATCAAGCTGCTGGTCCACGCCCTGCACACCAACGAGCTGCCGTTCGTCAACCACGGGCACCACGTCACCGTCGTGCCCGAGATCCCCACCGCGGCGTCGCTCGCGTTCATCGTCGTCGTCCTGGGGATCACCACCGCGGCGTCGCTCTACCGCGACCGGCGAGTGCGCGCACTGCATGCCACACAGAGCCATGAACGTGACATCGAGCAGAGGGAGAACTGA
- a CDS encoding TerC family protein: MVHELPAWFQAVALGAMGVLLVADLVVVARRPHVPSLRESALWVAFYVALALAFFGILWAVGGQAPAGEFVAGWLTEYSLSVDNLFVFVIIMTRFSVPREYQQRVLMVGIIVALVLRAGFILAGAAVIERFVWVFYLFGAFLIYTAIKLLRGDDDAEEFEENALIRALRRVLPLHHEYDGGRLRTDVGGKRLFTPMVVVFVAIGSTDVLFALDSIPAIFGLTQDPFIVFSTNLFALMGLRQLYFLLGGLLERLVYLPYALAVILGFIGLKLILEALHANQLSFLNGGQGVSWAPEIPIWLSLLVILGSLTTATVASLVRTRRRDALAD, encoded by the coding sequence ATGGTCCACGAGCTGCCGGCCTGGTTCCAGGCGGTCGCCCTCGGCGCGATGGGCGTCCTGCTGGTCGCCGACCTCGTCGTCGTCGCACGGCGCCCCCACGTCCCGAGCCTGCGCGAGAGCGCGCTGTGGGTCGCCTTCTACGTGGCTCTCGCGCTCGCGTTCTTCGGGATCCTGTGGGCCGTGGGCGGCCAGGCTCCGGCCGGCGAGTTCGTCGCGGGCTGGCTCACCGAGTACTCGCTGAGCGTCGACAACCTGTTCGTCTTCGTCATCATCATGACCAGGTTCTCCGTGCCCCGGGAGTACCAGCAGCGCGTCCTCATGGTCGGGATCATCGTCGCCCTCGTCCTGCGCGCCGGGTTCATCCTCGCCGGGGCCGCCGTGATCGAGCGGTTCGTGTGGGTGTTCTACCTGTTCGGCGCGTTCCTCATCTACACCGCGATCAAGCTGCTGCGCGGCGACGACGACGCCGAGGAGTTCGAGGAGAACGCCCTCATCCGCGCGCTGCGCCGCGTCCTGCCGCTGCACCACGAGTACGACGGCGGCCGGCTGCGCACCGACGTCGGCGGCAAGCGGCTGTTCACGCCGATGGTCGTCGTGTTCGTGGCGATCGGGTCGACCGACGTGCTGTTCGCGCTCGACTCGATCCCCGCGATCTTCGGGCTCACGCAGGACCCGTTCATCGTGTTCTCCACGAACCTGTTCGCCCTCATGGGGCTGCGCCAGCTCTACTTCCTGCTCGGCGGCCTGCTCGAGCGGCTCGTCTACCTGCCGTACGCGCTCGCGGTGATCCTCGGGTTCATCGGGCTCAAGCTCATCCTCGAGGCCCTGCACGCCAACCAGCTCTCGTTCCTCAACGGCGGGCAGGGGGTGTCGTGGGCGCCCGAGATCCCGATCTGGCTCTCGCTCCTGGTCATCCTGGGGTCGCTGACGACGGCGACCGTGGCGAGCCTGGTACGCACCCGGCGCCGGGACGCGCTCGCGGACTGA
- a CDS encoding YciI family protein, with amino-acid sequence MTGMAVFAVTYVYSPDAERLDALRPEHRAFLRALHDAGRVVVSGPLVPDDGAPAGALIVVDADDAAAAAALLDADPFRHAGLVTERTVREWVPVIGSLAR; translated from the coding sequence ATGACGGGCATGGCCGTCTTCGCCGTCACCTACGTCTACTCCCCCGACGCCGAGCGCCTCGACGCGCTCCGGCCCGAGCACCGAGCCTTCCTGCGCGCGCTGCACGACGCGGGCCGCGTCGTCGTCTCCGGACCGCTCGTGCCCGACGACGGCGCCCCCGCGGGCGCGCTCATCGTCGTCGACGCGGACGACGCCGCCGCCGCGGCGGCGCTGCTCGACGCCGACCCCTTCCGCCACGCCGGGCTCGTCACCGAACGCACCGTGCGCGAGTGGGTCCCGGTGATCGGCTCGCTCGCACGATGA
- a CDS encoding alpha/beta hydrolase, whose translation MNATATTPAATPTGTAPKPPIVLIHGLWMTPKSWDTWAARFRAAGHEVIVPGWPGIDDRSPQDVRRDPSALRGIGLAQIVDHYERIIRALPAKPIIMGHSFGGLITQLLADRGLGVAYVGVAPGQPAGISTLPPSTAWTGAPILANPFGRKGAKPLSKRHFHFTFGNDLPRSESDRIWAEQAVNSYNRVFFEGVAGAIGGKGVTQADFARADRAPLLILTGDKDHVVPPAIGKAIVKKYRATSSPAVVEYREFTGRTHRLVSQDGWEEIADYALTWATEHAAPNPQRRRPAPDLRRPEPASPPGASITCGQARSASRRLKDARPGTGVLQAPVTVLG comes from the coding sequence ATGAACGCCACCGCCACCACCCCGGCCGCCACCCCCACCGGGACCGCACCCAAACCCCCGATCGTCCTCATCCACGGGCTCTGGATGACCCCGAAAAGCTGGGACACCTGGGCCGCCCGCTTCCGCGCCGCCGGCCACGAGGTGATCGTGCCCGGCTGGCCCGGGATCGACGACCGCTCGCCGCAGGACGTACGCCGCGACCCGTCGGCGCTGCGGGGCATCGGGCTCGCCCAGATCGTCGACCACTACGAGCGCATCATCCGGGCCCTGCCCGCAAAGCCGATCATCATGGGCCACTCGTTCGGCGGCCTCATCACCCAGCTCCTCGCCGACCGTGGCCTGGGCGTCGCCTACGTCGGAGTCGCACCGGGCCAGCCCGCCGGCATCTCGACCCTCCCGCCGTCGACGGCGTGGACCGGCGCGCCCATCCTGGCGAACCCCTTCGGGCGCAAGGGCGCCAAACCGCTGAGCAAACGCCACTTCCACTTCACGTTCGGCAACGACCTGCCCCGCTCGGAGAGCGACCGCATCTGGGCCGAGCAGGCGGTCAACTCCTACAACCGCGTGTTCTTCGAGGGCGTCGCCGGCGCCATCGGCGGCAAGGGAGTCACGCAGGCCGACTTCGCGCGTGCCGACCGTGCCCCGCTGCTGATCCTCACGGGCGACAAGGACCACGTGGTCCCGCCGGCCATCGGCAAGGCGATCGTCAAGAAGTACCGCGCCACGAGCTCGCCTGCCGTCGTCGAGTACCGCGAGTTCACGGGGCGCACCCACCGGCTGGTCTCACAGGACGGCTGGGAGGAGATCGCGGACTACGCCCTGACCTGGGCGACCGAGCACGCGGCCCCCAACCCGCAGCGCCGACGGCCCGCGCCTGACCTCCGGCGGCCAGAGCCAGCCTCTCCGCCAGGTGCCTCGATCACGTGCGGACAGGCACGCAGCGCATCCCGGCGCCTGAAGGACGCCCGTCCCGGTACGGGTGTCCTTCAGGCGCCGGTGACGGTGCTTGGATGA
- a CDS encoding TetR/AcrR family transcriptional regulator, translating to MKSESLARARLLDAATRLFYAEGIHTVGVDKIVAHGHVTRATFYRHFPAKENLVEAYVGVEDAAIRAAFDAARASSSDPRELAEAVVAGIADDVAHRHSRGCPFINAAAEYPDAESGVRRAVREHREWFRAALREVATGVGHPEPDVAAGRLVLLRDAALVGGYLDGWERVKQVFVDSARAVLGLDGEPR from the coding sequence GTGAAATCCGAGAGCCTTGCCCGCGCGCGCCTCCTCGACGCCGCCACCCGCCTCTTCTACGCCGAGGGCATCCACACCGTGGGCGTTGACAAGATCGTCGCGCACGGGCACGTCACGCGCGCGACGTTCTACCGGCACTTCCCGGCCAAGGAGAACCTCGTCGAGGCGTACGTCGGCGTCGAGGACGCCGCGATCCGAGCCGCGTTCGACGCCGCGCGCGCCTCCTCGTCCGACCCGCGCGAGCTCGCCGAGGCGGTCGTCGCCGGCATCGCCGACGACGTCGCGCACCGGCACTCGCGCGGCTGCCCGTTCATCAACGCGGCCGCCGAGTACCCCGACGCCGAGTCGGGCGTGCGACGAGCCGTCCGTGAGCACCGCGAGTGGTTCCGCGCGGCGCTGCGCGAGGTGGCCACGGGCGTCGGCCACCCGGAGCCCGACGTCGCCGCGGGCCGTCTCGTGCTGCTGCGCGACGCCGCCCTGGTGGGCGGGTACCTCGACGGCTGGGAGCGGGTCAAGCAGGTGTTCGTCGACTCCGCGCGTGCTGTCCTGGGGCTCGACGGCGAACCCCGCTAG